The following coding sequences lie in one Vibrio casei genomic window:
- the metE gene encoding 5-methyltetrahydropteroyltriglutamate--homocysteine S-methyltransferase translates to MTSHLSKNIGNKTVTHVLGYPRIGEKRELKFAQEQYWKGDINQTELKQVGSELRQRHWNDQALSGLSYVTAGDFAWYDHVLTTSLLLGHVPARHSNGGAPDLDTLFKIARGQSAVTSRASADEAGCGCGSRHEEGEGVAASDMTKWFNTNYHYIVPECRQDDSFQVSWPQLFDEVKQAIQAGHNVKPVLLGPLSYLYLGKEVNEEEVENGFDRLSLLARILPAYQAILSTLSELGVEWVQIDEPILSLELDEKWSSAFKPAYHALANKELTGEVKLLLTTYFDSVADNLVKIVELPVNGLHIDLSASPGQLDAVNAAVPQDWVLSVGVINGRNVWRADLQAWLEKLQPVKAQRGDNLWVASSCSLLHSPIDLELETELTEEVKSWFAFAKQKLNEVSLLGAALDGNGHAVEACASYSQPIKARLTATHVNKSQVQQRLNGLTKVLGERSAAYSERAHHQAEVLGLPLLPTTTIGSFPQTAEIRQQRSAFRTGQLNQAEYEQALKGHIQEAVKRQEALDLDVLVHGEAERNDMVEYFAENLAGFQVSRFGWVQSYGSRCVKPAIVVADIEREKPITVDWSVYAQSLTSKQMKGMLTGPVTILCWSFPREDITRKQIAQQLAFALRDEVDDLQNAGINIIQIDEPAIREGLPLKKSEHKEYLEWAVHAFKISAASAKPETQIHTHMCYSEFNEIIDSVAALDADVITIETSRSNMALLKAFEAFNYPNEIGPGVYDIHSPNIPSQEWIVSLLETAARKIPVERLWVNPDCGLKTRNWAETEASLHNMVEAAKTLRQQYQA, encoded by the coding sequence ATGACATCACACCTCAGTAAAAATATTGGCAATAAAACCGTTACCCATGTTCTCGGCTACCCTCGTATTGGTGAAAAGCGTGAATTGAAATTCGCTCAAGAGCAGTATTGGAAAGGTGACATTAATCAAACTGAGTTAAAGCAAGTGGGCAGTGAACTGCGTCAACGCCATTGGAATGACCAAGCCTTGAGCGGGTTAAGCTATGTAACGGCAGGGGATTTTGCTTGGTATGATCACGTTCTTACCACGAGTTTATTGCTTGGTCATGTTCCTGCTCGCCATTCTAATGGTGGTGCCCCTGATTTAGATACGTTATTCAAGATCGCTCGTGGCCAATCTGCCGTTACGAGCCGCGCAAGTGCAGATGAAGCAGGCTGTGGTTGTGGATCCCGTCATGAAGAGGGCGAAGGCGTTGCCGCTTCAGATATGACGAAGTGGTTTAATACTAACTACCACTATATCGTTCCTGAATGTCGCCAAGACGATAGCTTCCAAGTGAGTTGGCCTCAGCTCTTTGATGAAGTAAAGCAAGCGATTCAAGCCGGTCATAATGTCAAACCCGTGTTGCTTGGCCCACTCAGTTATTTATACCTTGGTAAAGAAGTGAATGAAGAGGAAGTTGAAAATGGCTTTGACCGTTTATCTTTACTTGCTCGGATACTGCCTGCTTACCAAGCGATCCTTTCTACATTGTCGGAATTAGGTGTTGAATGGGTTCAAATAGACGAGCCTATTTTAAGCCTTGAATTAGACGAAAAATGGTCAAGCGCATTCAAGCCGGCTTATCATGCTCTTGCAAATAAAGAGCTGACAGGGGAGGTAAAGCTGCTTCTCACCACTTATTTTGACTCTGTTGCAGACAACTTAGTGAAGATTGTTGAATTGCCAGTGAATGGTTTGCACATCGATTTATCGGCATCGCCAGGGCAATTAGATGCAGTCAATGCGGCCGTTCCACAAGACTGGGTATTGTCTGTGGGGGTGATTAATGGCCGTAATGTTTGGCGTGCCGATCTGCAAGCTTGGCTTGAAAAGCTTCAACCGGTTAAAGCGCAACGTGGCGATAATCTATGGGTCGCAAGCTCATGCTCTTTGTTGCACAGCCCGATTGATTTAGAGCTTGAAACCGAACTGACGGAAGAAGTGAAGAGTTGGTTTGCTTTTGCTAAGCAGAAATTAAATGAAGTGAGCTTATTAGGCGCCGCATTAGATGGAAATGGCCACGCTGTGGAAGCATGTGCCAGTTATAGCCAACCAATCAAAGCACGTTTAACGGCGACTCATGTGAATAAGTCCCAAGTTCAACAACGCTTGAATGGCCTAACTAAAGTGTTAGGTGAGCGCAGTGCCGCTTACTCTGAGCGAGCACACCATCAAGCAGAAGTATTAGGCTTACCTTTACTGCCAACCACAACCATTGGTTCATTCCCTCAAACGGCTGAAATCCGACAACAACGCAGCGCTTTCCGTACAGGGCAGCTGAACCAAGCTGAATATGAACAAGCACTAAAAGGCCATATTCAAGAAGCAGTTAAGCGCCAAGAAGCATTGGATTTGGATGTATTAGTGCACGGTGAAGCGGAACGTAATGACATGGTGGAATACTTTGCAGAAAACTTAGCGGGTTTCCAAGTAAGTCGCTTTGGGTGGGTACAAAGTTATGGTTCTCGTTGTGTAAAACCGGCCATTGTTGTTGCTGATATTGAGCGGGAGAAGCCAATAACAGTTGATTGGTCTGTGTACGCCCAGTCGCTAACCTCTAAACAAATGAAAGGCATGTTAACTGGACCGGTAACGATTTTATGTTGGAGCTTTCCACGTGAAGACATTACTCGTAAGCAAATCGCACAACAGCTTGCTTTTGCATTACGTGATGAAGTGGATGATCTTCAAAACGCGGGTATTAATATTATTCAAATTGATGAGCCGGCTATCCGTGAAGGCTTACCCCTTAAAAAAAGTGAGCACAAAGAATATTTAGAGTGGGCAGTGCATGCATTTAAGATTTCGGCGGCCAGCGCTAAGCCGGAAACGCAGATCCATACCCATATGTGTTACAGCGAGTTTAATGAGATTATCGATTCAGTTGCCGCGCTTGATGCCGATGTGATCACCATTGAAACATCTCGTTCGAACATGGCATTGCTGAAAGCGTTTGAAGCGTTTAATTACCCCAATGAAATTGGACCAGGTGTGTATGACATCCACTCTCCAAACATTCCAAGTCAAGAGTGGATCGTGAGCCTACTAGAAACGGCTGCGAGAAAGATTCCTGTTGAACGTCTTTGGGTAAACCCAGATTGTGGTTTGAAAACACGTAATTGGGCTGAAACGGAAGCGTCTCTCCATAATATGGTTGAAGCAGCAAAAACTTTACGTCAACAATACCAAGCTTGA
- the metR gene encoding HTH-type transcriptional regulator MetR, translating to MIEIKHLRTLSVLRDTGSLTATATTLHLTQSALSHQLKDLESRMGGKLFLRKTRPIKFTSEGIILLTLADEVLPKIARAENDIASLKEDVNGRLHMAIECHSCFQWLMPALKEYQIAWPSVTLDFSSGFGFEPLPALVAGELDLVITSDIQPRSEIHYESLFDFEMRLITATNHPLADKEFIQPEDLAAYTMLSYPVQKQRLDVVKHFLQPAGVEPAKWKQADNTLMLVQMVSAGLGVAALPNWAISEFSRQGLIVSKPLGKGLWRRLFAATRHSEKEKRYLQAFFSTAKQQCQSHLDGIKMV from the coding sequence ATGATAGAAATAAAGCATTTACGGACATTATCAGTATTACGAGATACAGGATCGTTAACGGCGACGGCAACCACGCTGCATTTAACCCAGTCTGCCCTTTCCCACCAGCTTAAAGATCTCGAGTCTCGCATGGGAGGGAAGTTATTTCTGCGCAAAACTCGCCCAATAAAATTCACTTCCGAGGGCATCATTTTATTAACGCTAGCCGATGAGGTTTTACCTAAAATAGCGCGGGCAGAGAACGATATTGCGAGCCTAAAAGAAGATGTCAATGGGCGTCTACACATGGCAATCGAATGCCATTCGTGCTTTCAGTGGTTGATGCCAGCACTTAAGGAATACCAAATTGCCTGGCCAAGTGTGACATTAGACTTCTCATCGGGATTTGGCTTTGAGCCATTACCTGCACTGGTGGCTGGCGAGCTTGATCTGGTTATTACCTCAGACATTCAGCCTCGTTCAGAAATCCATTATGAATCATTATTTGATTTTGAAATGCGTCTGATTACTGCCACTAATCACCCATTAGCCGATAAAGAATTCATTCAACCTGAAGATTTAGCAGCCTACACCATGCTTTCTTATCCTGTTCAAAAACAGAGACTTGATGTAGTAAAACATTTTCTACAACCTGCCGGGGTGGAGCCGGCTAAATGGAAACAAGCCGACAATACTTTAATGCTGGTTCAAATGGTTTCTGCCGGGCTTGGGGTAGCAGCACTGCCGAATTGGGCAATCAGTGAGTTTTCACGCCAAGGCTTGATTGTTAGTAAACCATTAGGGAAAGGTTTATGGCGCAGATTATTTGCAGCCACAAGGCATTCAGAAAAAGAAAAACGCTATTTACAAGCATTCTTCAGCACCGCAAAACAACAGTGCCAGAGTCATTTAGATGGGATAAAAATGGTATAA
- a CDS encoding DUF4250 domain-containing protein, with protein sequence MDLSNVKNLDSAILLGIVNEKLRLECESFEELVSMYEMDTESLVGKLQGLGYQYDPLTNQFKSK encoded by the coding sequence ATGGATTTAAGTAATGTAAAAAACTTAGACAGTGCCATTTTGCTTGGCATCGTAAATGAAAAACTGCGTTTAGAGTGCGAGAGCTTTGAAGAGTTGGTGAGTATGTATGAAATGGATACTGAAAGTCTGGTCGGAAAACTTCAAGGCTTAGGCTATCAGTATGATCCGCTAACCAATCAATTTAAGTCAAAATAG
- a CDS encoding alpha/beta fold hydrolase, which translates to MRFLLIVLMMLTISACSMPPEIKENKATIERVKHVPNLLIKHNIEHKNYRLHYVSAGKKNKPSIVFVHGTPGGWGTFATYFEQSELLKHFQFFSIDRPGWGQSTYPSGDFPVSLSEQSRLLAPLLKEIATTSQQKVILVGHSYGGSLVPKLAADYPEYVRGILILAGDVGPKLAQARWFNVALHYIPSFLIPDPWYESNKEVLAIAPSLEKSQDQYRSITQPITFLQGTDDELVRPDNANYAKTLFKRSNLEVKWLKDAGHIINLTNVADVVAAIKALDKRSL; encoded by the coding sequence ATGCGTTTTTTATTAATAGTATTGATGATGCTAACGATATCGGCGTGTTCTATGCCACCGGAAATAAAAGAAAACAAAGCCACAATAGAACGAGTTAAACATGTTCCTAACCTGCTGATTAAACATAATATCGAACATAAAAACTACCGTTTACATTATGTTAGTGCTGGTAAGAAAAATAAACCCAGTATTGTTTTTGTTCATGGTACACCGGGAGGGTGGGGGACATTTGCTACGTATTTTGAGCAATCAGAGCTACTTAAACATTTTCAATTTTTTTCAATTGATAGGCCGGGGTGGGGGCAGTCGACTTATCCTTCTGGTGACTTTCCAGTGAGTTTGTCGGAACAATCGAGATTGCTTGCACCGTTATTAAAAGAAATTGCCACGACAAGTCAACAAAAAGTCATTCTTGTTGGGCATTCTTATGGTGGTTCTTTAGTGCCAAAACTGGCAGCTGATTACCCTGAGTATGTTCGCGGAATATTGATTTTAGCTGGTGATGTTGGACCTAAGCTTGCACAAGCCCGTTGGTTTAATGTTGCTTTGCATTACATACCAAGCTTTTTGATTCCGGATCCTTGGTATGAATCGAACAAAGAGGTATTGGCGATAGCGCCTTCATTAGAAAAATCACAAGACCAATATCGTTCCATTACTCAGCCCATCACTTTCTTACAAGGCACTGACGATGAACTTGTTCGTCCTGATAATGCCAATTACGCTAAAACCTTATTTAAAAGGTCCAATCTTGAAGTGAAGTGGTTGAAAGATGCTGGGCATATCATTAATTTGACCAATGTGGCTGATGTCGTGGCAGCGATTAAAGCATTAGATAAGCGGAGCCTTTAA
- the elbB gene encoding isoprenoid biosynthesis glyoxalase ElbB gives MSKTVAVILAGSGVYDGSEINEVVLTLLALEEQGVEYQCFAPDIEQAHVVDHLSGDEQNQTRNVLQEAARIVRGNVKDVAKLQVQDHAALIMIGGFGVAKNLSSFAFKGQDFDILPCIKKSMKAFTDSGKPSGYMCIAPVLLPSVFDGVKCTIGNDVDIASVITTLGGKHVECAVDEITFDEKYRIVTTPAYMLAENIKQAKLGIDKLVTRVCLLSDAI, from the coding sequence ATGTCTAAGACTGTGGCTGTTATTCTGGCGGGAAGTGGTGTGTATGATGGATCGGAGATTAATGAGGTTGTATTAACGTTATTAGCGCTTGAAGAACAAGGCGTCGAGTATCAGTGTTTTGCTCCGGATATTGAGCAAGCTCATGTGGTGGACCATTTGTCTGGTGATGAGCAAAACCAAACGCGAAATGTATTGCAAGAAGCGGCGAGAATAGTTCGTGGCAATGTGAAGGATGTTGCAAAACTGCAAGTACAAGATCATGCCGCGTTGATCATGATCGGTGGTTTTGGCGTTGCGAAAAATTTATCATCGTTTGCTTTTAAAGGCCAAGATTTCGATATTCTACCTTGTATAAAGAAGAGCATGAAGGCGTTTACTGATTCGGGTAAACCTTCAGGCTACATGTGCATTGCACCTGTTCTTCTTCCTAGTGTTTTTGACGGTGTTAAGTGCACGATAGGGAACGATGTGGATATCGCTTCCGTCATTACCACATTGGGTGGTAAACATGTGGAGTGTGCAGTCGATGAGATTACGTTCGATGAAAAATATCGAATTGTGACGACACCTGCGTATATGCTTGCTGAAAATATTAAACAGGCAAAACTAGGCATTGATAAGTTGGTGACACGAGTTTGTTTATTAAGTGATGCAATTTAA